The Thermodesulfovibrio sp. 3462-1 genome contains the following window.
AAGCCTGTGGAATATGCTCTGGTGATATAATGCCGTGGTATATTGAAAAAAAAGCACCCCTTGTTTTAGGTCATGAAATTTCAGGAGAAATTGTAAAAATTGGAGAAGAAATTAAATCAGAAATTTTTTTGAAAGAAGGAGACAGGGTAGCAGTGCACCATCATGCACCATGCATGGGTTGTTTTTACTGTAAACGTGGTGATTTTGTTCAATGTGAGACATGGAGAAAATCGAAAATTATTCCAGGAGGGATGGCTGAATACATAGTTGTTCCTGAAGTGAATTTAAGAAACGATACTTTGAAACTTCCAGACTCTCTATCCTTTGAACAGGGAGCTCTGGTTGAGCCAGTTGCATGCGTTGTCAAATCTTTAAAAAGAGCTAATATAAAAAAAGGTGATACAGTGCTTGTAATTGGGCTTGGTGTAATGGGGCAGATACACATTATGCTTGCAAGACAGTTTGGTGCCCAAAAAGTTATAGGTGCGGACATGGTTTCTTTCAGGCTTGAAAAAGCTATGAAAGCTGGTGCAGATCATGTAATTGATGTTTCCCGGGAAGATATTTATGAAGAACTGAAGAATTTAACCGATGGATTAATGGCTCAGGCAGTTATAATTGGACCTGGAAGCGTAGATGTGATAACAAATTCTTTAAGGCTTGTTTCACGAGGTGGAACTCTTTTAATATTTACTCCAACTTCGCCTGAACAGAAACTATGTTTTTCAGTAAACGATATTTATTTCAATGATATC
Protein-coding sequences here:
- a CDS encoding zinc-dependent dehydrogenase; the encoded protein is MRVAKLYRFGEIKIEEMPVPEPGPRDALVKVKACGICSGDIMPWYIEKKAPLVLGHEISGEIVKIGEEIKSEIFLKEGDRVAVHHHAPCMGCFYCKRGDFVQCETWRKSKIIPGGMAEYIVVPEVNLRNDTLKLPDSLSFEQGALVEPVACVVKSLKRANIKKGDTVLVIGLGVMGQIHIMLARQFGAQKVIGADMVSFRLEKAMKAGADHVIDVSREDIYEELKNLTDGLMAQAVIIGPGSVDVITNSLRLVSRGGTLLIFTPTSPEQKLCFSVNDIYFNDISITTSYSCGPDDTKEALKFIENGIVDSNVLITHRFPIEKVNEAYEITAMAKNSLKCMILLNS